One Echinicola strongylocentroti DNA window includes the following coding sequences:
- a CDS encoding phenylalanine 4-monooxygenase: MAGKPADWVFQDPRLKEMHQDYGAYTQEDFAVWKTLYERQIVNLPKAASQAYLDGIKEINFSADRIADFAEVNRILSKSTGWGVQVVPGLIDDDLFFGLLKNKQFPSSTWLRKMEQLDYLEEPDMFHDAFAHMPLLTNQPYVDFLQNLSGIALKYIDDKWAIHLLSRIYWFTIEFGLIREKGELRIYGAGILSSAGETKFSLSDDPDHIDYDVRRIMQTAYWKDKFQDKYFVIESYEQLYNSIPEIEKVLAEELIASEGAENE, encoded by the coding sequence ATGGCAGGTAAACCAGCTGATTGGGTCTTCCAAGACCCTCGATTAAAAGAAATGCATCAGGATTATGGTGCTTATACCCAAGAGGATTTTGCAGTATGGAAAACCCTTTACGAACGGCAGATTGTGAACCTTCCCAAAGCTGCTTCACAGGCCTATCTGGACGGTATCAAGGAGATCAACTTTAGTGCTGACCGCATTGCCGATTTTGCTGAGGTAAATCGGATTTTGAGCAAGTCTACGGGATGGGGAGTGCAGGTTGTACCGGGATTGATTGACGATGATTTGTTTTTTGGTTTGCTGAAAAACAAGCAGTTTCCCTCTTCGACATGGCTGCGTAAAATGGAACAGTTGGATTATTTGGAAGAGCCAGACATGTTCCATGATGCCTTTGCGCACATGCCACTGCTCACCAACCAGCCATATGTGGATTTTTTACAGAACCTTAGTGGGATTGCCCTTAAGTACATTGACGATAAGTGGGCGATTCACTTGCTGTCGAGGATCTATTGGTTTACCATTGAGTTTGGATTGATCCGTGAGAAAGGGGAGTTACGGATTTACGGAGCAGGGATTTTGAGCTCTGCCGGTGAAACCAAATTCAGTCTTTCTGATGATCCTGACCATATCGACTATGATGTCAGAAGGATCATGCAGACGGCCTACTGGAAGGATAAGTTTCAGGACAAGTATTTTGTGATAGAAAGTTATGAGCAGCTTTATAATTCCATTCCGGAGATTGAGAAAGTCCTGGCGGAGGAGCTGATTGCCAGTGAAGGAGCTGAAAACGAGTAA
- the hisH gene encoding imidazole glycerol phosphate synthase subunit HisH, with protein MDVAIIKYNSGNVLSVLYALERLGINAKLTDDVEEIQKADKVIFPGQGEASSAMRYLRERKLDQLIKELKQPFFGICLGQQLLCEYSEENDTECLGIFPVKVKRFPPQDKVPHVGWNSLQDTKGPLLEGINEHDYVYYVHSYFAEIHPEFTIGKTHYIEGFSALLHKDNFYAMQAHPEKSSLSGQKILTNFLNL; from the coding sequence ATGGATGTAGCCATTATAAAATATAATTCCGGGAATGTGCTGTCGGTGCTATATGCCCTAGAGCGTCTCGGGATCAATGCCAAGCTTACCGATGACGTAGAGGAGATCCAGAAAGCCGATAAGGTGATTTTTCCCGGTCAGGGAGAAGCCAGTTCGGCCATGCGGTACCTTCGTGAGCGAAAACTTGACCAGCTTATCAAAGAGCTAAAGCAGCCTTTTTTTGGGATTTGCTTAGGGCAGCAGTTGTTGTGTGAATATTCGGAGGAGAATGATACCGAGTGCTTGGGGATATTCCCTGTGAAAGTGAAGAGGTTTCCGCCGCAGGATAAAGTGCCCCATGTGGGCTGGAATAGCCTGCAGGATACCAAGGGGCCACTGCTGGAAGGGATCAATGAGCATGATTATGTTTATTATGTCCACAGTTATTTTGCTGAAATTCACCCTGAGTTTACCATTGGAAAAACCCATTATATAGAGGGTTTTAGTGCCTTATTGCATAAGGACAACTTCTATGCGATGCAGGCCCACCCTGAAAAAAGCAGCCTGTCAGGCCAAAAAATATTAACCAACTTCTTGAATTTGTGA
- the hisA gene encoding 1-(5-phosphoribosyl)-5-[(5-phosphoribosylamino)methylideneamino]imidazole-4-carboxamide isomerase, whose product MEIIPAIDIIGGKCVRLTQGDYGQKKEYADNPLEVAKKFEQAGIKRLHLVDLDGAKAKTIVNKTVLESITSNTSLKVDFGGGVQSDETIQMAFDAGASQVTGGSIAVKNPVLFESWLVKHGSEKIILGADAKNRKIAISGWEETTEADVVDFIKAYHAKGAHYVICTDVAKDGLLQGPSVDLYKEIIQEIPGIQLIASGGVAEVQDLEELEKIGVYGAIVGKAFYEGRISLEQLAAFAG is encoded by the coding sequence ATGGAAATCATTCCAGCAATAGATATTATCGGGGGCAAATGTGTCCGTTTGACCCAAGGAGATTATGGACAGAAAAAAGAGTACGCAGACAATCCGCTAGAAGTAGCCAAAAAGTTTGAGCAAGCAGGCATCAAACGGCTTCATTTGGTGGATTTGGACGGGGCTAAAGCAAAGACCATCGTAAACAAAACTGTGCTGGAAAGCATCACATCCAATACTTCCCTTAAGGTGGATTTTGGAGGAGGTGTACAATCGGATGAGACCATCCAAATGGCTTTTGATGCGGGTGCCAGTCAAGTGACGGGTGGAAGTATAGCCGTGAAGAACCCAGTGTTGTTTGAAAGTTGGTTGGTGAAGCATGGATCGGAGAAGATCATTCTGGGAGCAGATGCCAAAAATAGAAAAATCGCCATTAGCGGCTGGGAAGAGACCACCGAAGCAGATGTGGTGGACTTCATCAAGGCCTATCATGCCAAAGGAGCCCATTATGTGATCTGCACGGATGTGGCCAAAGACGGTTTGCTTCAAGGACCTTCGGTGGATTTGTACAAAGAAATCATTCAAGAGATCCCCGGCATTCAGTTGATTGCCAGCGGTGGTGTTGCAGAGGTGCAGGACTTGGAAGAATTGGAGAAGATCGGTGTGTATGGAGCCATTGTAGGCAAAGCTTTCTATGAAGGGCGAATTAGCCTTGAGCAATTGGCGGCTTTTGCGGGGTAG
- the hisF gene encoding imidazole glycerol phosphate synthase subunit HisF encodes MLTKRIIPCLDIKDGRTVKGVNFVDLRDAGDPVELAKVYSDEGADELVFLDITATVDKRKTLAELVTRVAKATNIPFTVGGGISTVEDVKVLLNAGADKISINSAAVKRPEVIDEMVAEFGSQCIVVAIDTRNVDGVDFVHTHGGRKPTTIQTQAWAKEVADRGAGEILLTSMDHDGTKAGFANGLTSEISAALTIPVIASGGAGTMPHFKDVFTGGKADAALAASIFHFKEIGIPDLKHYLAGEGVTMRI; translated from the coding sequence ATGCTGACAAAAAGAATAATACCTTGCCTAGATATAAAAGACGGCCGCACGGTAAAAGGGGTGAACTTTGTGGATTTGCGCGATGCGGGAGATCCTGTGGAACTGGCCAAAGTGTATTCGGATGAAGGAGCCGATGAGCTGGTGTTTTTGGATATCACGGCGACAGTGGATAAGCGCAAGACGCTGGCAGAGCTGGTGACGCGAGTGGCCAAGGCCACCAATATTCCCTTTACCGTAGGTGGAGGGATCTCTACTGTGGAAGATGTAAAGGTGCTGTTGAATGCCGGTGCGGACAAGATCAGTATCAACTCCGCGGCTGTGAAAAGACCAGAAGTCATTGATGAGATGGTTGCTGAGTTTGGTAGCCAATGCATCGTGGTGGCGATCGATACACGAAATGTGGACGGAGTGGATTTCGTACATACCCACGGTGGAAGAAAACCTACTACGATCCAAACCCAGGCCTGGGCGAAAGAGGTAGCGGACAGAGGTGCAGGAGAGATACTCTTGACCAGCATGGATCATGATGGCACCAAAGCGGGGTTTGCCAATGGGCTGACCAGTGAGATTTCAGCAGCGTTGACCATTCCGGTGATTGCTTCTGGAGGGGCAGGAACCATGCCGCATTTCAAGGATGTTTTCACAGGAGGAAAGGCCGATGCTGCTTTGGCGGCCAGTATTTTCCACTTTAAGGAAATCGGGATTCCCGATCTGAAACATTATTTGGCAGGAGAAGGAGTTACGATGAGGATATAA
- the hisIE gene encoding bifunctional phosphoribosyl-AMP cyclohydrolase/phosphoribosyl-ATP diphosphatase HisIE, producing the protein MEELKIDFEKVNGLVPAIIQDANTNKVLMLGYMNEEALKKTQEDGKVTFFSRTKQRLWTKGETSGNFMHVQSIKVDCDNDTLLVKASPVGPVCHTGSDTCFDEENTSKTAFIDHLRGIIKDRKNNPSDSSYTASLFAKGINKVAQKVGEEAVEIVIEAKDDNKDLFMGEAADLLFHYLVLLEAKGYELDEVMDVLVKRHKA; encoded by the coding sequence ATGGAAGAATTAAAGATAGATTTTGAAAAAGTAAATGGCTTGGTGCCCGCCATCATCCAAGATGCGAATACCAATAAAGTGCTTATGCTGGGGTATATGAACGAGGAAGCGCTTAAGAAAACCCAAGAGGACGGAAAAGTGACCTTCTTCAGCAGGACCAAGCAGCGTCTGTGGACCAAAGGAGAGACATCTGGAAATTTTATGCATGTCCAATCCATCAAAGTAGATTGTGATAATGATACATTATTGGTGAAAGCCAGTCCTGTCGGACCAGTGTGCCATACCGGATCTGACACTTGCTTTGATGAAGAAAATACCTCCAAGACTGCTTTTATCGACCATTTACGAGGCATCATCAAAGACCGTAAAAACAACCCTTCTGATTCATCTTATACGGCTTCGCTATTCGCCAAAGGCATCAATAAAGTAGCCCAAAAAGTTGGCGAAGAGGCAGTGGAAATTGTCATTGAAGCCAAGGATGACAATAAAGACCTTTTTATGGGAGAAGCAGCGGATTTGCTTTTTCACTATCTAGTGCTCCTTGAAGCAAAAGGCTATGAGCTCGATGAGGTCATGGATGTCCTTGTCAAAAGACACAAAGCCTGA
- a CDS encoding S41 family peptidase, producing MYYKSKKQFSPFIPEDVSLMKKPAFTPISRLPLLVMLIMTMISCHDDLDDPRFTDGIVKAGIYASMGEWYFWNDKMPSKVDFDAYTTYDDLLEALKYQELDRWSYLTTPDAFDQAFTGQNIGHGFGWGLAEDGNLYLTFVYDDAPAGKDGWKRGWKITRVNDKPIDDYKTNTGYNFQLGPAESGISNTFTFELPDGTTTTRTNSKAAYQSNSLLHQSTIDVNGKKTGYLVYNSFKATAGLKPTQSTEVEEAMNKLEEEGISELIIDLRYNGGGSVRVAEQLMNSIIPATADGSIMYTDQHNRNKREMNENVSFKKNGNLSLNRIFFITSGGSASASELTINCLTPYMDVKLVGQNTYGKPVGAFPISDFNKHLKERNVELVPITFSTANANGTAAYFDGFPVDYEAIDGISYDWGDPAEPRLAAALHYIETGSFPALGRKQPLPPSWLMIDDFEGLEKEFPVY from the coding sequence GTGTACTATAAATCTAAAAAGCAGTTTTCTCCGTTTATCCCTGAAGATGTATCCCTTATGAAAAAACCTGCCTTTACACCTATTAGTAGGCTTCCCCTGCTTGTCATGTTGATCATGACCATGATATCATGCCATGATGACCTCGATGATCCTCGTTTTACAGACGGCATCGTAAAAGCGGGAATTTATGCCAGTATGGGGGAATGGTATTTCTGGAACGACAAGATGCCTTCCAAAGTGGACTTTGATGCCTACACGACGTATGACGACCTTTTGGAAGCCCTAAAATACCAAGAATTGGATCGATGGTCGTACCTGACGACACCAGATGCTTTTGACCAGGCCTTCACAGGCCAAAATATTGGCCATGGCTTTGGCTGGGGGCTTGCCGAAGACGGGAACCTTTACCTTACATTTGTCTACGACGACGCTCCCGCAGGTAAGGATGGCTGGAAAAGGGGCTGGAAAATCACCCGAGTCAATGACAAGCCCATCGACGATTACAAAACCAACACTGGCTATAACTTCCAACTGGGCCCTGCAGAAAGTGGTATCAGCAACACCTTCACATTTGAATTGCCAGACGGGACGACCACTACACGCACCAATAGCAAAGCGGCTTACCAGTCAAACTCCCTATTACATCAATCCACCATAGATGTCAATGGCAAAAAAACAGGTTACCTCGTCTACAATAGCTTCAAGGCCACAGCAGGCCTTAAACCCACCCAAAGTACGGAGGTCGAAGAGGCCATGAACAAGCTGGAAGAAGAGGGTATTTCAGAGTTGATCATTGACTTGCGCTATAATGGCGGAGGTTCTGTCCGCGTGGCCGAGCAGCTCATGAACAGCATCATCCCTGCTACCGCAGATGGCTCCATCATGTACACCGACCAGCACAACCGCAACAAAAGGGAAATGAATGAAAATGTCTCTTTTAAGAAAAATGGAAACCTGTCACTCAACCGCATTTTCTTCATCACCTCGGGAGGATCTGCCTCTGCCAGTGAACTCACGATCAACTGTCTCACTCCCTATATGGATGTCAAATTGGTCGGGCAAAACACCTATGGCAAGCCTGTAGGAGCTTTCCCAATATCAGACTTTAACAAACACCTCAAGGAGCGTAACGTAGAGCTCGTTCCCATCACCTTCTCGACCGCCAATGCAAATGGCACGGCAGCCTACTTTGATGGGTTTCCAGTAGATTATGAGGCTATAGACGGCATATCATACGATTGGGGGGATCCGGCAGAGCCACGATTAGCGGCAGCCCTCCACTATATTGAGACAGGAAGCTTCCCTGCTCTGGGCCGAAAGCAACCCCTCCCCCCATCCTGGTTGATGATTGACGATTTTGAGGGACTGGAAAAAGAATTTCCTGTGTATTAA
- a CDS encoding TetR/AcrR family transcriptional regulator → MEKTTAKKPTKIDKRAKIIDAYKTYVLEHGKSPASVFKFTKELKMKEVDFYAFFSSFTAVKRAVWQNIFQVTLTALESQKIYKEYSSREKLLAFFYTWIEELKHNRSYLLVLYGAHQLPSHSLPQELKGFRNDFKEYASGVLAEGEENEEIAKRPYLSDKYDEALWLQVLFVFRFWVKDQSDGFEKTDEAIEKSVNLAFDLMGKSALDTFVDFAKFLYQSR, encoded by the coding sequence ATGGAAAAGACAACTGCAAAGAAGCCAACCAAAATTGACAAGCGGGCAAAAATCATAGATGCTTATAAAACCTATGTTCTGGAGCATGGTAAGTCTCCGGCATCGGTCTTTAAGTTTACGAAGGAGCTTAAAATGAAAGAAGTAGATTTTTACGCTTTTTTCTCCAGCTTTACCGCTGTCAAAAGAGCCGTGTGGCAAAATATCTTTCAGGTCACTCTTACGGCACTGGAATCCCAGAAAATCTATAAAGAGTATTCGTCAAGGGAGAAGTTGCTGGCATTTTTTTATACGTGGATAGAGGAGTTAAAGCATAATAGGAGCTATTTGCTGGTGCTTTATGGAGCGCATCAGCTTCCCAGCCATTCATTGCCCCAAGAGCTCAAAGGATTTAGAAATGATTTTAAAGAATATGCGAGCGGTGTCCTAGCCGAAGGGGAAGAGAATGAGGAAATCGCTAAGCGTCCTTACCTTAGCGACAAGTATGATGAAGCCTTATGGTTGCAGGTGCTTTTTGTGTTTAGGTTTTGGGTCAAAGACCAATCCGATGGTTTTGAGAAAACCGATGAAGCCATCGAGAAATCCGTGAACCTGGCCTTTGACCTGATGGGAAAGAGTGCCTTGGACACCTTTGTGGATTTTGCCAAATTCCTTTACCAATCCCGTTAA
- a CDS encoding ABC1 kinase family protein has translation MEKKEQVSIPVGKVQRATKFIKTGAKVGGNYVKHYARKFQDPTHSREQLDNDNATDIYGSLSELKGSALKVAQMMSMDKNLLPKAYQEQFAMAQYSAPPLSYPLVVKTFQKYFEKVPEAIFDTFTRSAVNAASIGQVHQATLDGKKLAVKIQYPGVANSVSSDLKLVRPFALRLLNISEKELSHYMAEVEERLLEETDYELEVRRSKEISSECSHIPHLAFPTYYEALSCERIITMDWLEGKHIKEWLLTDPSQEARNRIGQALWDFYHHQVHELKQVHADPHPGNFIMMENGDLGIIDFGCVKVIPEDFYQGYFSLIKKELVANKEELDKIFYDLEFITDMDSAEEKVFFKSIFKEMISLIGRPFHEEWFDFADDTYFDQIFELSDRVSNDKMFKKSRQARGSKHGLYVNRTYFGLYSLLNQLQAKVKTTKPEWLK, from the coding sequence GTGGAAAAGAAAGAACAAGTCAGCATTCCTGTGGGCAAGGTCCAAAGGGCAACAAAATTTATCAAAACCGGTGCTAAGGTCGGGGGAAATTACGTAAAGCATTATGCCCGTAAATTTCAGGACCCGACACATTCACGTGAGCAACTTGACAACGATAATGCAACAGATATATATGGATCGCTGAGCGAGCTGAAGGGAAGTGCACTGAAAGTGGCCCAGATGATGTCCATGGACAAGAACCTATTGCCCAAGGCCTATCAAGAGCAGTTTGCCATGGCACAATATAGTGCGCCACCTTTATCTTATCCCTTGGTGGTCAAGACTTTTCAGAAATATTTTGAGAAAGTGCCGGAAGCCATTTTCGATACGTTTACCCGCTCTGCCGTGAATGCCGCTTCCATCGGGCAGGTGCACCAAGCTACGTTGGATGGGAAGAAGTTGGCGGTGAAGATCCAGTATCCCGGTGTCGCCAATAGTGTGAGTTCGGACCTGAAACTGGTGCGGCCTTTTGCCCTTCGGTTGCTGAATATTAGTGAAAAGGAGCTAAGTCACTATATGGCCGAAGTAGAGGAACGTTTGCTAGAAGAGACAGATTATGAGCTTGAGGTGAGGCGATCAAAGGAAATCTCTTCTGAATGCAGCCACATCCCACATCTGGCCTTTCCCACTTACTATGAGGCACTCAGTTGCGAACGTATCATCACGATGGATTGGCTGGAAGGAAAGCACATCAAGGAATGGCTGCTGACGGATCCTTCTCAAGAAGCAAGAAATCGCATCGGGCAAGCTTTGTGGGATTTCTATCATCACCAAGTGCACGAACTCAAGCAAGTCCACGCTGATCCACATCCCGGTAATTTTATCATGATGGAAAATGGAGACTTGGGCATCATTGATTTTGGGTGTGTGAAAGTGATCCCTGAAGATTTTTACCAAGGGTATTTCAGCTTGATCAAAAAAGAACTGGTCGCCAATAAAGAAGAATTGGATAAAATATTCTATGACCTGGAATTTATTACAGATATGGATTCGGCCGAGGAAAAGGTGTTCTTCAAGTCCATTTTCAAAGAGATGATTTCATTGATAGGAAGACCTTTTCACGAGGAGTGGTTTGATTTTGCTGATGATACTTATTTCGACCAGATTTTCGAACTGAGCGATCGGGTGTCCAATGACAAGATGTTCAAAAAATCAAGACAGGCAAGGGGATCCAAACATGGCTTATATGTGAACAGGACGTATTTTGGCTTGTATAGCTTGCTTAACCAGCTGCAGGCAAAAGTAAAAACGACCAAGCCGGAGTGGTTGAAGTAA
- a CDS encoding PQQ-dependent sugar dehydrogenase — protein MKYHKTLFGALSISILLFSCDTDQGNKLKPIEAVDGENRVDISSDSADVQLETIQLPENFTIDVWAANIPNARSLSISEEGIVFVGNRQEKNVYAIVDENGDGKADFRYTLAEDLNSPNGVAYKDGDLYVAEINRILKFPDIKNHLTDPSFEVVYDQYPTEGHHGWKFIAFGPDGLLYVPIGAPCNICEPEKEIFASITRLDVNADNPAPEIVAHGVRNTVGFDWHPDSNNLWFTDNGRDQMGDNVPECELNAVTEAGQHFGYPYWHQGDVKDPEFGEAGEDQAAYVAPKAKLGPHVAPLGMRFYAGSMFPNTYKKSIFVAKHGSWNRSKKSGYTVTNVSLDGSEVAGEEVFASGWLDDASQEVWGRPVDVQELPDGSLLVSDDMAGCIYRISYNQP, from the coding sequence ATGAAATATCACAAAACCTTATTTGGTGCATTATCCATAAGCATCTTATTATTTTCTTGTGACACCGACCAAGGAAACAAACTCAAACCGATCGAAGCTGTTGACGGTGAAAACCGCGTGGATATCTCATCGGATTCTGCTGATGTACAGCTAGAAACCATCCAGTTACCAGAGAATTTCACGATTGACGTCTGGGCCGCCAACATCCCTAATGCCAGATCATTGAGCATATCCGAAGAGGGAATCGTTTTTGTCGGCAACCGTCAGGAAAAAAACGTCTACGCTATAGTCGATGAAAATGGCGATGGCAAAGCTGATTTCCGGTACACCCTTGCCGAAGACCTTAATTCTCCCAATGGCGTAGCCTACAAGGACGGAGACCTTTATGTGGCCGAAATCAACCGTATTCTCAAGTTTCCCGATATCAAGAACCACTTGACTGATCCAAGCTTCGAGGTGGTGTATGACCAATACCCTACTGAAGGCCACCATGGATGGAAATTTATTGCATTTGGGCCTGATGGGCTATTATACGTCCCTATCGGCGCTCCTTGCAATATCTGCGAACCAGAAAAAGAAATCTTTGCTTCCATCACGCGCCTGGATGTAAATGCTGACAACCCAGCACCGGAAATCGTAGCACATGGCGTGCGAAATACCGTGGGCTTTGACTGGCATCCTGACAGCAACAACCTTTGGTTTACAGACAATGGCCGTGACCAAATGGGCGACAATGTCCCCGAATGCGAGCTAAATGCCGTGACTGAAGCGGGACAGCACTTTGGCTATCCGTACTGGCACCAAGGAGATGTCAAAGACCCTGAATTTGGGGAGGCCGGCGAAGATCAAGCAGCCTATGTGGCTCCAAAAGCAAAGCTAGGCCCTCACGTGGCTCCTTTAGGAATGCGTTTTTATGCTGGCAGCATGTTCCCTAACACCTACAAAAAATCCATTTTTGTGGCCAAACACGGTTCTTGGAACAGAAGCAAAAAAAGTGGCTATACCGTCACCAATGTCTCACTTGACGGCAGCGAGGTGGCAGGTGAAGAAGTATTTGCTTCAGGATGGCTGGACGATGCCAGCCAGGAAGTTTGGGGGCGTCCTGTGGATGTGCAGGAACTGCCAGACGGCAGCCTTCTCGTCTCTGATGATATGGCCGGTTGTATTTATCGCATCAGCTATAACCAGCCTTAA
- a CDS encoding ABC-F family ATP-binding cassette domain-containing protein, protein MLSINNLSYYIGGRALYENASLHIKPKDKIGLVGLNGTGKSTLLKIINGDYLPSKGEIQKAKDCTIGFLNQDLLSYQSEDSILDVALEAFKETLALQDQIDVVLKQMETDYSEEIINKLAHLQERFEANEGYTIKAKAEEVLEGIGFSTGDLSRPLKTFSGGWRMRVMLAKLLLEKPSLLMLDEPTNHLDLPSIQWVENYLKTYEGAVIVVSHDQTFLDNCIEITVEVSRQSLTPYAGNYSFFKEQKVEREEIQQNAYENQQKMIKDTERFIERFRAKASKSNQVQSRVKALERMERVNEVVSDNISVNFKFKFSKQSGRDVVTLDNVSKAYGDIKILENSTARIERGDKIALIGANGKGKSTLLRIIDGSEPINGDRSEGYNVVKSFFAQHQLEALNVNNEILQEMVQAGSDKTETELRNVLGCFLFTNDDVFKKIKVLSGGEKSRVALAKTLISEANFLLLDEPTNHLDMQSVNILIQALQQYEGTFVTVSHDRHFIKGVANKIWYIEDHEIKEYLGTYEEYVFWRSQQVEKAVSSGPKKEKAPKPKPVRSNTEVTQAKNDLKKKERELEEVEGRIMALEDEKTQLEKQLADPSVFQNEEESQKVNKAYGEVKKKEEELTANWERLAEEIQGLQETVS, encoded by the coding sequence ATGTTATCCATCAATAATTTATCCTATTACATCGGTGGGAGGGCATTGTACGAAAATGCTTCCCTTCATATCAAACCAAAAGACAAAATCGGCTTGGTAGGCCTCAACGGGACCGGCAAGTCCACGCTGCTGAAAATCATCAATGGAGATTATCTGCCAAGTAAAGGTGAGATTCAAAAAGCAAAGGATTGTACCATCGGTTTTCTGAACCAAGATTTATTGTCTTATCAGTCTGAAGACAGCATTTTGGATGTTGCCTTGGAGGCTTTTAAAGAGACCTTGGCGCTTCAGGACCAAATCGATGTGGTGCTAAAGCAAATGGAAACCGATTATTCCGAAGAGATCATCAATAAACTGGCGCACCTACAGGAGCGGTTTGAGGCGAATGAGGGCTATACGATTAAAGCCAAAGCAGAGGAAGTGCTGGAAGGAATTGGCTTTTCCACAGGTGATTTGAGTAGACCATTGAAGACCTTTTCGGGTGGGTGGAGAATGCGGGTGATGCTGGCCAAGTTGCTGTTGGAGAAGCCGTCATTGCTGATGCTTGATGAACCTACCAACCACCTTGACCTGCCTTCCATCCAGTGGGTAGAAAATTACCTGAAGACCTACGAAGGAGCAGTGATCGTGGTATCTCACGACCAGACTTTCTTGGACAATTGTATCGAGATTACCGTGGAAGTATCCCGGCAATCACTGACTCCGTATGCGGGCAATTACTCGTTCTTTAAAGAACAGAAGGTAGAGCGTGAAGAAATTCAGCAGAATGCCTATGAGAATCAGCAAAAGATGATCAAAGATACGGAGCGTTTTATCGAGCGTTTCCGGGCCAAAGCTTCCAAATCCAATCAGGTACAGTCGCGGGTCAAAGCACTGGAAAGAATGGAGCGCGTGAATGAAGTGGTGAGTGATAATATCTCGGTGAATTTCAAATTTAAGTTCTCTAAACAGTCCGGTCGGGACGTGGTGACATTGGACAATGTGTCCAAGGCCTACGGAGATATCAAGATCCTGGAAAACTCCACCGCTCGTATCGAAAGGGGCGATAAGATCGCACTGATCGGAGCCAATGGAAAAGGGAAATCCACCCTGTTGCGGATCATCGACGGTTCTGAGCCTATTAATGGTGATCGAAGTGAAGGCTATAATGTGGTGAAATCCTTCTTTGCGCAGCACCAACTGGAAGCCCTCAATGTCAATAATGAAATCCTGCAGGAAATGGTACAGGCAGGGAGTGATAAAACCGAAACCGAACTGAGAAACGTTTTGGGTTGCTTCCTGTTTACCAACGATGATGTGTTCAAGAAGATCAAGGTGCTATCAGGTGGAGAGAAGTCCAGGGTGGCACTGGCCAAAACGCTGATATCGGAAGCCAATTTCCTACTGCTCGATGAGCCTACCAACCACTTGGACATGCAGTCAGTCAATATCCTGATCCAGGCCTTGCAGCAATACGAGGGGACCTTTGTGACGGTTTCTCACGACCGGCATTTTATAAAGGGAGTGGCCAATAAAATTTGGTACATCGAAGATCATGAAATCAAGGAATATCTCGGGACATATGAAGAGTATGTTTTCTGGCGATCTCAGCAAGTAGAAAAAGCAGTGTCTAGCGGCCCCAAGAAAGAGAAAGCACCAAAGCCAAAACCTGTACGCTCCAACACGGAGGTGACTCAAGCTAAAAACGACCTAAAGAAGAAAGAGCGTGAGCTCGAAGAAGTGGAAGGACGAATTATGGCGTTGGAAGATGAAAAGACGCAACTGGAAAAGCAACTGGCCGATCCGTCGGTTTTTCAAAACGAAGAAGAGTCCCAAAAAGTAAATAAGGCGTATGGAGAAGTGAAGAAAAAGGAAGAGGAGCTTACGGCCAATTGGGAAAGACTTGCAGAGGAAATTCAGGGCCTTCAGGAAACGGTTTCTTAA